The following is a genomic window from Pseudomonadota bacterium.
GCCCGTTCTTGCATGGCGGGTGAGCGGCAACCCTCACGCACTGGATGCGGACACCACCTGCGGTCGCTACCTGCAACTGGGTGCCGTCGAGCTGGTCGGCGAGTGGAGCGTCGAGCGGGAACCCAACGGCATCACGGTCCGACGCGCGTTCCAGGACCTCGGCGTCATCGTGGATCGTATTTCGTCCACGACAATCACCTACGGTCTTCGTGCACAGCCGAGCTCCCCGCTGGGTCAACTGCTCGAGGCCGCTGGAGCGACGAGGACGCCCGTGGGTATCTCTGGCGCGATGCTCGATGGCGCCTCACCCAGGTTCTCGCAGCGCAGCTGGCTCTGCGTCGAAAACCCCTCGGTGGTTGAAGGAGCCATGCTGGCGGGCATCGCAGGTCCACTCGTCTGCACGGCCGGCTGGCCGTCGATCGATGCGCAACGACTGCTGGACATGGCGCGGACCCAGGGAATCGATCTGTACTACGCGGGGGACTACGACTCCGTCGGTCTCGCAATCGCCAACTTCATGGCGACCCGCTACGAAGCCGCGATCGTGATGACCAAAGCCACCTACCTCAGCGCTGACCTGCAGCGAGCGCCCGCTTGGGGGGATGAACATGCCATCCCGTCCACTCCGTGGGACGAGACGCTCGCCGACGCCATTCGCGACAAGCGCCGGATCGTTTACCAGGAGGATCCCGCGGTATGGCGCGAGCTCCTCAATCTCGATCTCGGAGATCCCGGGCGGGATGGCACGAAATGA
Proteins encoded in this region:
- a CDS encoding TIGR02679 domain-containing protein; the encoded protein is MANDPVDLAMAWDGLRPLGPIWEELARRMGASDRPVRRIKVGGLDEQGRRTLASLLGLRRIPEQRIVTLDAVKIASALGLEDEAQLRLLVERVRGPIGNRAAERAATSEARAVLWRRAAERLGVRTPQTSARIRAAGVPDGAVDAHAELLEMLADSLDSLPSKPPVPLPVLAWRVSGNPHALDADTTCGRYLQLGAVELVGEWSVEREPNGITVRRAFQDLGVIVDRISSTTITYGLRAQPSSPLGQLLEAAGATRTPVGISGAMLDGASPRFSQRSWLCVENPSVVEGAMLAGIAGPLVCTAGWPSIDAQRLLDMARTQGIDLYYAGDYDSVGLAIANFMATRYEAAIVMTKATYLSADLQRAPAWGDEHAIPSTPWDETLADAIRDKRRIVYQEDPAVWRELLNLDLGDPGRDGTK